CGGTCATTTTAGGCAATGGTGGTGCAGCCAGGGCAGTTGTCGCAGGTTGTGCTGAATTAGGTTGTGCCAAGATTTTGGTCATTGGACGCAACACCCAAAAATTAGAAGAATTTCGCAACAGTTGGGGCAATTCGCGCGAAGCCAAGAATTTGCACGTCCACACTTGGGATTCATTGCCAAAACTCATTCCCCAAGCAAACTTACTGGTAAACACAACCCCCATCGGGATGTATCCCAAAGTTGAGGAGTCGCCTTTGAGTGCAGAGGAAATGGCGCATTTGCCACGGCAAGCGATCGCCTACGATTTGATATACACCCCTAACCCAACGCAATTTCTTAAGCAGGCGCAACAAGTAGGTGCCATTACCATTGATGGACTAGAAATGCTTGTTCAACAAGGCGCAGCAGCATTAAAAATCTGGTTGCAACGGGACACAGTTCCTGTAGACGTGATGCGCCAAGCGCTGCGACAGCATTTGGGTCTAGAGGAGTAGAGGGAAGACAAGAGAGTGGGGCGTGGAGGAGTGGAGGAGTTAACTCTTCTTCCCCGCCTCTCCCATTCTTCCCCTCCCCGTTTCCTCTTCACCCCTGGGGTCTTCGCCAATTAAAGCGGTTCCATTCATAGATACCTTGAATTTCAAACTCAGAGCCGTTGTTGAAGCGGATGATGCAGTTGGTTGAGGAGTGATCACCATTGCTCATTTCATCAACTTTAATGACAATGCAGGAATACCATTCCCGGGGACAAGGACCATTATCTTGTACCCATTCCCAAAGAGCATTGCAAATTTCAATGCGATCGCCTACTTTCAGGTTAAGTACATCCTTAGCAGAATACTTATCAAAATGATATGGTTCAACACGATTCAACCACAGCAAGCCATAGCGCTCGCGGATAAATTGTACTGCTCCAGAGTCATTTTCATGCAGCCAGTCGTTAAGTAATTGCACTTTCCAAGAGCAGTTTTTTCCCTCTTGTGCTTCGACGAACTCTAAAAATGCTTGCAATTCCTCTGGCGTCAGTTCGTCTAAGGGATTGGCAATGTCCTCCTCAGCAGGAGGATTTCCCTTAACTTGCTCCAAGACTTGCAATAATATCTCTTTTTGTGTATCAGTGAGAGGGCAGCTTGCCACATCACAACGATAAAACGCTGCTTGCAAGGCTACTTTAATCTCATCTGGACTCATAAGTGACGTAGCAATTTAGGGTTTAATATTTAATAAATATTACAAAAGTTAAAAAGAACGCGCTAATACCTTGAGAGTGAATTTCAGGTAAGCTGAGGTTGAAAAGAGTTATGAGAAGCTTTTCGCCAGCGCTGAGTTAGCCGCAGCCCTTCTGTTGTTACATAGTCTGTTTATTTCTTGTTATTTAAGATATGGAAAAGAAAAATACCCTACTAACGTTGTTAAACGCCCTGCCTTTAGCTATTATGAACTTCTCAAGGCTCAGGATTCAGTATTCAGGACTACTTAAGGTTATTTTCATCTCCTGTGTCATTGGGTTTCTATCGTGGGTGTTTCCTCCAAGCGCTAGGGCGCTGACACAGATTAAACTATCGGATGTTTCCTATCATGAGTGTCCACAAGAACTAGCACAAGGAGCCGTGACGAGTGGTGGTACAACGATGGCAGCAAACTGTTTTATTGTCACAGGCAAAGCTCAAAATGGCACTAACAAAACCGTCTACGATGCAGATATTTTTGGGCGGATTTATGATGCCAACAATGACTCAGTGATGCAAAACCGTACCCGTCTTGGTTCTATCGAGGAAATCCCACCTGGTGTGAGTGATTTTGAATTGAGAATTTCTGTGCCGGCAAACCAGCCTTTACCGTTGAAGTTGAAACAGTTCAAGGCGGCTGGATTTGGTGCTGCAGTGCGTAAGTAGTTGGACGTTATGAACCTGTAGAGACGTTTTCTACGAGCGTCTCTACAAAGCTTGCTATATCTTTGGTCTAGAGTTAGCCAAGTAATGGAACAGCACTGAGGGAGGAGAGCAAAGTACTCAATAAGCTGAGTAACAGAAACGCCAATATCGGGGAAAAATCCATGCCGCCTAATGGGGGAATAATGGAACGGAACATATTCAGATAGGGGTCGGTAATCTGGCTCAATGCAGCAAATGGTTGATTATACCAGTTAATACTGGGGAACCATGACAACAGGACTCTAATAATCAGTAGAGTGCTATAAATCTGTATGAAAGTAAGCAGTGTGGTAATCAGTAGATTCATGGATTGGTTGATTTCCTGCTAAGTGTTAAATGCGGTCTTATCATTAATTTTAATTTAGCCTCTGTCATCACGGGTGCGGATTCTGCTACCCCATGAGTGCCAATCTCACGCTTGTAGTTGGCACTTGCTAAAATCCGAAACTATCTGTTAGCGTAACTCCTCACTGCGCGAGGAACGCTCGTGATTGATCTGATCCGAATTGCTATTCACATTCCCTAACTGCTGCCGCACTTCATCAATTGTGGCATTGAGCTGGGCAATTTTATCTTCAAGCGATCGCCGCGCTATTTCCATTTCCATGCTCTCATTTTCCGAGGCTTTTATCTGACGCCTTTTCGCTGCTTTTTTAGCTTCTACTGAGTTAGTGGTCATTTGAGCCTCTTCTTCTATTGCTTGTTCTGGATCTCGTCTGGTTACAACTAGCGCACCGACAATACCACCAACGACACTACCGAAAATTGCTCCAGCAAAAAAACCGCTTGCAAAACCATCTCTTTGACTCATATCTTTACCGCCTTGAAGAAACGCTGCACCTCTAGGATTTTTTTTGTCGCTTATGCTGTCTTAGCTGCATACTAGCTTATGTCCCAAAGATGCGATCGCCTGCATCTCCTAATCCCGGTACAATAAACCCCTGAGTGTTGACCGTTTCGTCAATGGTAGCAGTGTAAACTATTAAACCCGGATAAGCATCGTTCAGTTTTTGTAAAGCTGGCGGAGCTGCTACTACACAAACAATCCGCGTGAGGGCTGGGTCAACACCTCGTTGTGTTAATTCTGCCATTGCACTCATCATCGACCCTCCCGTTGCTAACATCGGATCGGTGACTAACACTCGCGTTTGTGGTGAAAATTTTTCTGGTAGTTTGTTTAGGTAACAAGAGGGTTGCAGTGTTTTTTCATCTCGCACCAAGCCAAGATGGTAAATCGACGCCAAAGGCAACACTGTCTGCGCTCCATCTAGCAATCCTAGCCCAGCCCGCAGAATTGGCACTACCGCCACTGGAACTGTTGGATCTATTAAAGTCGCTGGAGATGAATCTAAGGGAGTTTGCACGGTTGTCTCTTGAGTTGGCAACCACTCTCTAGCTGCTTCATAAGTTAACCACCGTCCTAACTCAGTCATTGCACTGCGGAATAATACTGAGGGTGTGCCAGCATCACGGGCGACTGCCAACCAGTGCTTAATGAGGGGATGGGGTGGGACATAAACACGCAATTGTAGCGTCATAGCCGGAAATAGGCTTTTCCATATCGTATAACAACTGAAACATAATAATACTTCCTGGATGCGGCTGACAGCTAAAATTGGTACTAACTAAAAATTATTGATAATAGTTTGCAGTTATAGTTGACATTTATTCTCAATCAGGGTTATATTATTGGTCAGTGTTCTCCTCTCTTTAAGGATCGGCAGACGGGATTGGCCAGCGGTAGCAGGCTTGTCCCTCTTTTTTGTAATTAGTTAGTGGTTAGTGGATAGTAGATAGTAGTTAATACCAATTTTCTCTGTACCTACAAAGTTTGCTCGACGCTGGCAATCCTTATTGATTAAGGGTTTGAGCAACAGAGTTTTTGCAGCCTTAAATGGAATTGGTATAACAACTACCAACTCCCAACTAACAAAATGTATGCAGAGTGATGTTATCGTCATTGGATCTGGTATCGGCGGCTTAGTGACAGCGATCGCCCTTGCAGCAAAAGGTGCTAAAGTGCTGGTATTGGAACGTTATCTCATTCCAGGAGGCAGTGCCGGTGACTTTGAACGGCAAGGCTATCGCTTCGATGTTGGGGCGTCGATGATTTTTGGGTTCGGACAGAACGGCACCACCAACTTACTTTCTCGTGCCTTGGAAGCTGTCAACGTTAGCTTAGAAGTGATTCCTGATTCAGTGCAGATTCACTATCATCTGCCTAATGGCTTAGACCTGAAAGTTGACCGAGTATATGATAAATTTTTGCAAAATCTGACTGCTTATTTTCCCAATCAGAGCCAAGGGATTCGTAGATTTTATGATGAAGCACAGAAAGTATTTCATTGTCTTAACAGCATAGACTTGCTGTCTCTAGAAGAACCCCGATATTTAATGCGTGTATTTTTTCAGCATCCTTTAGCGTGTCTTGGTTTGGTGAAGTATTTGCCCCAAAATGCCGCAGATGTGGCAAGGCGCTATGAAAATAGACGATCTGTAGGTATACAACTGGCAAACGGTCAAATTTACCGTGCCAAACGTATCGTTTCAAATGCTACGCGCTGGGACACATTTGAGAAATTACTTAGTCAACAAGCAATTCCTATTAATGAAAAAAAGTGGCAGCAACGCTATCAAAAGTCGCCCAGTTTTCTCAGCTTACACATGGGAGTGAAGGCAGAAGTTCTGCCTGAGGGGACGGAGTGTCATCACATTATCTTAGAAGATTGGGAAAGGATGGCAGATCCGGAAGGGACTCTATAGTCACAAGTTAAGGCGAAGCCTGTAACGGGAGTCCTCTTGCGACATCCAAGATAGAACAGCTATCCCAGGACTTTATTGTTTGGGTGATAGTACGTTTCCAGGTCAGGGGTTGAATGCAGTGGCCTTTTCGGGGTTTGCGTGCGCCCATCGCATTGCTGTAGATTTAGGGTTTTGATTTTTTAGAGTGCCAATCAGGAACCAATTTTAAAGAATTGTAACAATGCTTCCCAAGATGTTGGTAACGTTCTCGATTTTTGACAAAATCGCAACTGTGTTGTCAAGTTTTCTCAAAGAAATTTCTAAATCTTTAATACCCTCTTCAAGCTGAGATTCAAGAGGTTTCAGGTTTTTGGCAGTCTTTTCTAGGATTTTATTCTCTAGCTGTATACGGGCATTTCTATAACTTCCTCGGTCTTTAATAAAAGCCCTTCTTTTCGCTTGGTCTGGCTCCTTTTCAAAAGCAAGTTGAATTTCTGTTGAATCGAGTCTTTGTTCTTGTTCTCTAATTTTCTTGAGCAGTTCTTCAAGAGATTGATTTTGAGCCATTATGTTAATACTCCTTAATCAGCTTATTTATCGTTTTCTACAAGTGCAAGAAATGAATCAATATCTTTTAAATGATTATTAAGACGTGCTATGTTTAATTTCCCTTCTACAGAAGCCTGAAAAATTTCTCTAAATTTTTGTAAGGCTGTGCTTGCCTTTTGAATTTCTTCTATCTTTGCATCCATGAGAAGAATGTTTTTGCGGTTTTGAATCCATTCATCCTCATCTTTTATTTGTTCAGGCTGAGTGAGAGGTCGAATAACAAGGCGCAACTCTCGCGCTAATTTTATCGATTTCACATCCTCCCGTAGAGAATCACTCAGTGCATGTAATACCTTCTCTTGGATTGTTAACTCCTTAAGAAGAACCTCGTGGCGTTTTTCTAACTCTTCTCTTAACGCACCACGAATTCGAGAGTTAATAACGAGATTGGTGGCATTTTGAAGTAGACTTTTATCAGTAATCAAATCGCTTCCAGAAAGCCTATTACCAATAGTGTTGAGGTTGTCTGCAATACCGTCAATCTCTGTCCTAGCCTGATCAGGTGCATCAGATGTCGCCAACTCTTGCATTTTGGAAAAATAAGCCTGTAGAAGTTGGTTGTGATTGCGAATGTCGTCGATAATCCTTAACCTTTCTTCATCTTGTTTAGAAAGCGTAGTATAGTTATCAACACTTTGATTTGATATTCGATCATCTTTTAAGAGCATCTCGGAAGTGGCTTCGATTCTCATGTCACTAGCAGAGGTTAGTAGCTTATTAACAGCATCAGCATATTCATTTCCAGCTTGTGTCAGTTTTTTGTACTCCGCGCTAGAACGACAACCACTAGTTAAAGCTGCTATGACAGCAAAGACTGCTACCGTTTTATGAATATTTTTTCTCATAGCTATATTTCTTATTCAAAGAAGATAATTTTTACACCTAAATTCCACTCGGTTCCCTAATCTTGCATCATGAAAACTTGATGTCAGATAATAGGTAATGGTGAAACAACAAAGTTAGCTCACTGCTGGTTGTGTTAGCTTACCTACCAGCCTTGCTCTATCTATAAGTAGATGTAAGCGAAATTAACTTATGCACTTTTCCAGAAAATATGTTGCTTAGAGTGACAACTTCCAAGCAGACTGGGAGAACTGCATAAGTTGAAAACGCTGGCATCTAGATATTGAATGCAACTATCTGAAAAGATTAGTTATTCTGGGGCGTGACAGTTACCATGGATGTATCATTGAGATACTGGAAAATTTGCCGAATCAGCGCCAGTCAAACGGTAGGATACGAATACTGTTCAGTTCCTCCAGCAAAGGAGTTCCTAAACCAACAGGTTCGCAATCCTGCTTATAAAGACACGCAAGCTGTTCTGCTGTCTTATTTTCTCGCTAAAAATTCTGTTGTTAATGCTACAAGTCGCGCTCAGGCGGGACTTTGTCTAAGATGCTACGTTTCTAAACCCATCCTAAAAGCCTGTCAAAAAATTGACGGTCTATTTAGTGGTGAAAAGCATTTCACCTACCAGGATTTGCTATCCTATGTCCTGAATGATGATGGACAAACTCTCGTTATCATAGACCGGGATGGGAAAAGTCAACTCATTGTAGATAGCAATGGTGAAGCTAAGACAACAGCTTACAAATTCTTTTCTGTGAGGATTTTGCAAACATTTAATGCAGACTCCAAGTCTAAAATGAGCTTAGACAATTGGGTCTACTTACAAACTAGACAAAATCCGGAACTAAAAAATTACTTATCAGAATTTGGATTTAAGCATCTTAGCGACTGGGCACTTCTCAATAGAGTTAGAAATAAACAAATTGAACGTTTATCAAAGCGCGATATCCATTTATTAGAAGTCTTTCATGCTGTCTATCGGCGTGACAGACTTCAAGGGAACCGTAAGGGAGGAAGAAAATGCCCAGATCCATCAAGCGCTCAACTTC
The sequence above is a segment of the Mastigocladopsis repens PCC 10914 genome. Coding sequences within it:
- a CDS encoding shikimate dehydrogenase, with product MITGKTKLLGVIGYPVEHSLSPVMHNAAIAQLGLDCVYVPFPIEPQNLEVAIQGFSAVGVVGFNVTIPHKQAILPLLSEISPIAKAVGAVNTVSRKDNKWVGTNTDVEGFLAPLLTTYNRDWSQTVAVILGNGGAARAVVAGCAELGCAKILVIGRNTQKLEEFRNSWGNSREAKNLHVHTWDSLPKLIPQANLLVNTTPIGMYPKVEESPLSAEEMAHLPRQAIAYDLIYTPNPTQFLKQAQQVGAITIDGLEMLVQQGAAALKIWLQRDTVPVDVMRQALRQHLGLEE
- the upp gene encoding uracil phosphoribosyltransferase → MTLQLRVYVPPHPLIKHWLAVARDAGTPSVLFRSAMTELGRWLTYEAAREWLPTQETTVQTPLDSSPATLIDPTVPVAVVPILRAGLGLLDGAQTVLPLASIYHLGLVRDEKTLQPSCYLNKLPEKFSPQTRVLVTDPMLATGGSMMSAMAELTQRGVDPALTRIVCVVAAPPALQKLNDAYPGLIVYTATIDETVNTQGFIVPGLGDAGDRIFGT
- a CDS encoding sigma-70 family RNA polymerase sigma factor, with protein sequence MDVSLRYWKICRISASQTVGYEYCSVPPAKEFLNQQVRNPAYKDTQAVLLSYFLAKNSVVNATSRAQAGLCLRCYVSKPILKACQKIDGLFSGEKHFTYQDLLSYVLNDDGQTLVIIDRDGKSQLIVDSNGEAKTTAYKFFSVRILQTFNADSKSKMSLDNWVYLQTRQNPELKNYLSEFGFKHLSDWALLNRVRNKQIERLSKRDIHLLEVFHAVYRRDRLQGNRKGGRKCPDPSSAQLQEMLNGLRKRDVIINSSVELMKELKQVATQLRHYDIWSYRESLEIHDPDSGGYTFRSDLSVDNLDELDIEQQEILDFLHEQLSIALTNAIDEEICDRITSLEKSKKYAAFAQQFLPGLHLYYGQSLSLKDIAPKLGMTSWDQARRVLNPGDLLSKIRTLTVQQLLDSILKKALEKGLTKMPPEPDYLKTLAEYIEAFADDEIFREAAEEIRVGKSRSMNSLYAQQLREYIRQQ
- a CDS encoding YggT family protein, whose amino-acid sequence is MNLLITTLLTFIQIYSTLLIIRVLLSWFPSINWYNQPFAALSQITDPYLNMFRSIIPPLGGMDFSPILAFLLLSLLSTLLSSLSAVPLLG